The Opitutaceae bacterium genome has a window encoding:
- a CDS encoding YcfL family protein has product MKAFLPLALLAVLLGAGCATQNVNTVSRAQEQASPNFIADKRVVTDASLAGKVRVLAVNEGKVSGDHLKIQVRIENNRSKTVMFRYRVEWVDANGMMLPTPTDLWKPFTLQGREQSVIEAVAVSPKAVDFVLKIQET; this is encoded by the coding sequence ATGAAAGCGTTCCTCCCTCTCGCCCTGCTCGCCGTCCTTCTCGGCGCCGGCTGCGCGACGCAAAACGTCAACACCGTCTCACGAGCCCAAGAACAGGCCTCGCCGAACTTCATCGCGGACAAACGCGTCGTCACTGACGCCTCGCTCGCAGGCAAGGTTCGCGTCCTCGCCGTCAACGAAGGCAAGGTCAGCGGCGACCACCTGAAGATTCAGGTGCGTATCGAGAACAACCGCAGCAAGACGGTGATGTTCCGCTACCGGGTCGAGTGGGTGGACGCCAATGGCATGATGCTCCCGACCCCGACCGACCTTTGGAAGCCGTTTACGCTCCAGGGCCGCGAGCAAAGTGTCATCGAAGCCGTGGCAGTCAGTCCGAAGGCCGTCGATTTCGTCCTCAAGATTCAGGAAACCTAA
- a CDS encoding TatD family hydrolase: MIDTHCHLDGYQARGELDAVIGRAKAAGLSGLVTIGTDSQDWALYRRLAAAHPGYVWHTVGLHPCNVDERWPEALAVLDGWDDEGTPPVALGECGLDRFHLPKDPGEAERVFGWQRAAFAAQLALVKRWQCPLVVHSRGAFAECVAMIDAAEIDWRSVVFHCFVEGEAEMDVLLSRGGTGSFTGIITYKNAPNVRAALVRAGAQRTFFETDAPYLTPEPHRGKPNEPALIVHTFERAAQLLNLDVRALSEITNANARRFYRL; encoded by the coding sequence GTGATCGACACCCACTGCCACCTCGACGGCTACCAGGCACGCGGTGAGCTCGATGCCGTAATCGGTCGTGCGAAAGCAGCAGGCCTGAGCGGCCTCGTGACAATCGGCACTGATTCGCAAGATTGGGCGCTCTACCGGAGGCTCGCCGCGGCACACCCCGGTTATGTCTGGCACACGGTGGGCCTCCACCCGTGCAACGTGGATGAACGCTGGCCGGAAGCACTTGCCGTCTTGGACGGTTGGGATGACGAAGGGACACCGCCGGTGGCCTTGGGGGAGTGTGGCCTTGATCGCTTCCACCTCCCGAAGGACCCCGGCGAAGCCGAGAGAGTATTCGGCTGGCAACGCGCTGCCTTTGCCGCACAGCTTGCCCTGGTCAAACGCTGGCAGTGTCCCTTGGTCGTTCACAGCCGGGGCGCATTCGCCGAATGTGTGGCCATGATCGATGCCGCCGAGATTGATTGGCGGTCTGTGGTTTTTCACTGCTTTGTCGAAGGGGAGGCCGAGATGGACGTTCTTTTGTCGCGAGGCGGCACCGGCTCCTTTACCGGGATCATTACGTACAAGAACGCTCCCAATGTCCGCGCCGCCCTGGTTCGCGCAGGCGCGCAGCGCACGTTTTTCGAAACCGACGCACCCTACCTCACCCCCGAGCCGCATCGTGGAAAACCCAACGAGCCCGCGCTCATCGTCCACACGTTTGAACGCGCCGCCCAACTGCTGAACCTGGACGTGCGCGCACTCTCCGAAATCACGAATGCGAACGCGCGGCGATTCTATCGGCTCTAA
- the carA gene encoding glutamine-hydrolyzing carbamoyl-phosphate synthase small subunit — protein sequence MSTPKQGVLALEDGTVYRGIAFGADATISGECVFNTSMTGYQEIITDPSYFGQIVTMTAVQIGNYGITAEDAEAKTPKCSGLVVRELSPIVSNWRSQISLGEYLRKHGIPGVSEVDTRALTKKLRVTGAMKCCLSTLPISDEVAVMTARSWRDMAGSDYVKDVSCGEPYHWDAEAPENFNTQYFPVGTTMNAPGIPETLYRVAAFDFGAKHTIFRKLIRHGFEVQVFPATATAEQIREHKPDAVFLSNGPGDPAALPYIHKTVTGLLPDFPIFGICLGHQMITHALGGTTFKLKFGHRGGNQPVKNLENGRVSITAQNHGFATDPKSIEARGAKVTEINLNDGTVEGLRHTRLPVFSVQYHPEAAPGPNDADPLFADFYRLVADRKAGKI from the coding sequence ATGTCCACACCGAAGCAAGGAGTCCTCGCCCTCGAAGACGGTACTGTGTACCGCGGCATCGCCTTTGGAGCGGATGCGACCATCAGTGGCGAGTGCGTGTTCAACACGTCGATGACGGGTTACCAGGAAATCATCACCGACCCTTCCTATTTTGGCCAAATTGTAACAATGACGGCGGTGCAGATCGGCAATTACGGCATCACCGCCGAGGATGCCGAAGCGAAGACACCGAAATGCAGCGGCTTGGTGGTCAGGGAATTGTCTCCCATCGTCAGCAACTGGCGCAGCCAGATCTCGCTCGGTGAGTATCTGCGCAAGCATGGCATTCCTGGCGTGAGCGAAGTCGACACGCGCGCACTGACCAAGAAACTGCGCGTCACGGGCGCCATGAAGTGCTGCCTCTCGACCCTTCCCATCAGCGATGAGGTGGCGGTTATGACCGCACGCTCCTGGCGCGACATGGCCGGATCAGACTACGTCAAAGACGTTTCCTGCGGCGAGCCCTACCATTGGGACGCGGAGGCTCCCGAGAATTTCAATACCCAGTACTTTCCCGTCGGCACGACCATGAATGCCCCCGGCATTCCGGAAACGTTGTATCGTGTTGCTGCCTTCGACTTTGGTGCCAAGCACACGATTTTCCGGAAGCTCATCAGGCACGGGTTCGAAGTGCAGGTCTTTCCGGCCACGGCCACGGCCGAGCAGATCCGCGAGCACAAACCCGACGCTGTTTTTCTTTCGAATGGTCCCGGCGATCCAGCCGCACTCCCGTATATCCACAAGACGGTCACGGGCCTCCTGCCCGATTTTCCGATCTTTGGCATCTGCCTCGGCCATCAGATGATCACGCACGCGTTGGGCGGTACAACCTTCAAGCTAAAGTTTGGCCATCGCGGTGGAAATCAACCGGTCAAGAATCTTGAGAACGGCCGCGTCTCGATCACGGCGCAAAACCACGGCTTCGCCACCGATCCCAAGTCAATCGAGGCGCGCGGCGCAAAGGTCACGGAGATCAACCTCAACGACGGCACTGTGGAAGGCCTTCGCCACACCCGCCTCCCCGTGTTCTCGGTTCAATACCACCCGGAGGCGGCCCCCGGACCCAACGATGCCGATCCGCTCTTCGCGGACTTCTATCGCCTCGTGGCTGATCGAAAAGCAGGGAAGATCTAA
- a CDS encoding penicillin-binding protein activator LpoB: protein MKLKSSLPFVLAALALAFSGCESTSEVKAVDPKANQIINADQISPQEWAQAADKLINNLITSGALDRAPQIPAIMGVSRIVNNTQQQVDTDALVKKIRVALNQTGKVITTTTVGLGGKAEDPLAKEAAEYAAAMGGEKPVTQMPYWTLSGKLLEDRIKSGASTQITYTFQLSLTQVKTGLAQWEAEEQISKVAKRPGVGW, encoded by the coding sequence ATGAAACTCAAGTCATCCCTCCCGTTCGTACTTGCGGCGCTTGCCCTTGCCTTCTCCGGCTGTGAATCCACCAGCGAGGTCAAGGCCGTCGATCCCAAGGCGAACCAAATCATCAATGCCGACCAGATCAGCCCGCAGGAATGGGCGCAGGCCGCCGACAAGTTGATCAATAACCTGATCACCTCGGGCGCTCTCGATCGTGCTCCGCAAATTCCCGCCATCATGGGCGTGTCGCGTATCGTCAACAACACGCAGCAGCAGGTCGACACAGACGCCCTCGTGAAGAAGATTCGCGTTGCGCTCAATCAGACGGGCAAGGTCATCACCACGACCACCGTCGGACTCGGCGGCAAGGCTGAGGACCCGCTGGCCAAGGAAGCCGCCGAATATGCGGCCGCCATGGGCGGTGAAAAGCCTGTCACGCAGATGCCGTACTGGACCCTCTCGGGCAAGCTGCTCGAGGACCGTATCAAGAGCGGCGCAAGCACCCAGATCACCTACACCTTCCAGCTTTCGCTGACGCAGGTGAAGACCGGTCTCGCCCAGTGGGAGGCCGAGGAGCAAATCTCCAAGGTCGCCAAGCGCCCCGGCGTGGGTTGGTAA
- a CDS encoding dienelactone hydrolase family protein, whose amino-acid sequence MFTSFRLLLFLFPIVAVTASAKVVSEPITYTHQDVTLEGYLVYDTEKTHGKPAPGVLVVHEWWGHNAYVRSRAEKLAQLGYVAFALDMYGKGITTTDPKKAGELASQFYGKPLMAERARAGLEVLLNRPEVDSSRVAAIGYCFGGAVSQALAQSGAPLTAIVSFHGSLIPFTADTAAKNKARILICHGAADTFIPDVDIIAYTKSVNEYKVDSQFISYSGAVHAFTNPGADDIARISGLNGIGYNEAADKRSWRHMKAFFKEVFGEK is encoded by the coding sequence ATGTTTACCTCATTCCGCCTCCTTTTGTTTCTATTCCCCATTGTTGCTGTCACCGCCAGCGCGAAGGTTGTATCAGAGCCTATCACTTACACCCATCAAGACGTGACGCTTGAGGGCTATCTCGTTTATGACACCGAGAAAACCCATGGGAAACCGGCGCCGGGTGTGCTGGTGGTGCACGAATGGTGGGGTCACAACGCCTACGTGCGCTCACGAGCCGAGAAACTGGCGCAATTGGGCTACGTTGCCTTTGCGTTGGACATGTATGGCAAGGGGATCACGACCACCGATCCCAAGAAAGCAGGCGAGTTGGCCTCGCAATTTTACGGCAAACCGCTGATGGCAGAGCGCGCACGCGCAGGGCTTGAGGTGTTGCTCAATCGCCCCGAAGTGGACTCATCACGGGTGGCCGCAATCGGTTACTGCTTCGGTGGCGCTGTCTCGCAGGCACTCGCGCAGAGTGGCGCGCCGCTCACTGCAATCGTGAGTTTTCACGGTTCGCTTATTCCGTTCACCGCTGACACGGCTGCCAAGAACAAGGCGCGTATTCTCATCTGCCATGGCGCCGCTGATACGTTTATCCCGGACGTCGATATCATCGCTTACACCAAGTCGGTCAACGAGTACAAGGTGGACAGCCAGTTCATCAGCTATTCGGGCGCGGTGCATGCGTTTACGAATCCAGGTGCCGACGATATCGCGCGCATTTCCGGCTTGAACGGCATCGGCTACAATGAAGCAGCGGACAAGCGCTCCTGGCGACACATGAAGGCCTTCTTCAAGGAAGTCTTCGGGGAGAAGTGA
- a CDS encoding KamA family radical SAM protein has translation MAYDEDRQAWFEGQGLWQHVPATDWQDWTWQLKNRITTVDHLEQLMPLTADERRGIAFAGKKLALAITPYFFNLIDRANPNCPVRLQVIPREAESIISEEEKLDSLGEDEHSPVPGLVHRYPDRVLFLVTDRCASYCRYCTRSRLVSNAQDYNFHPEYEQGLRYIESHPEIRDVLLSGGDPLLLSDKKLEHLLSRLRAIKHVEFIRIGTRIPVFLPQRITPELCDIFRKHGPIWMSIHVNHPKECTEELRQACERLSFAGVPLGNQSVLLKGVNDDPEVMKALVHRLLRMRVRPYYLYQMDLITGGSHFKVDVRRGIEIINSLRGHTTGYAIPQYVIDAPGGGGKVPINPDYIRELTDEKVVIRNYEGHEFVYPLTQTRVRSSAPVQSELGSGVGS, from the coding sequence ATGGCGTACGATGAAGACCGTCAGGCATGGTTTGAAGGGCAGGGGCTTTGGCAACACGTGCCTGCGACCGACTGGCAGGATTGGACCTGGCAGCTCAAAAACCGCATCACCACGGTTGACCACTTGGAGCAATTGATGCCGCTCACGGCAGATGAGCGACGGGGCATTGCCTTCGCTGGCAAGAAGCTGGCCCTCGCTATCACCCCCTACTTCTTCAATCTCATCGACCGCGCCAATCCGAATTGCCCGGTGCGCCTGCAGGTGATCCCGCGTGAAGCCGAGTCGATCATCAGCGAGGAGGAGAAGCTCGACTCCCTTGGCGAGGACGAGCATTCCCCGGTCCCCGGCTTGGTCCACCGCTATCCGGATCGGGTCCTGTTTCTGGTCACCGATCGTTGCGCCTCCTACTGCCGTTACTGCACGCGCAGTCGGCTCGTGAGCAACGCGCAGGACTACAATTTCCATCCCGAGTACGAGCAGGGCCTGCGCTACATCGAAAGCCACCCGGAGATCCGCGACGTGCTCCTTTCAGGTGGTGATCCGCTTCTGCTCTCCGACAAGAAGCTCGAACACCTGCTCTCGCGCCTTCGCGCCATCAAGCACGTCGAGTTCATACGAATCGGCACGCGCATCCCTGTGTTTTTGCCGCAACGCATCACCCCGGAACTGTGCGATATCTTCCGCAAGCATGGCCCGATCTGGATGAGCATCCACGTGAATCACCCAAAGGAGTGCACGGAGGAGCTTCGTCAGGCGTGTGAGCGTCTCTCCTTTGCAGGCGTTCCCTTGGGCAACCAGAGCGTACTCCTCAAGGGAGTCAACGATGACCCAGAGGTGATGAAGGCCTTGGTGCATCGCCTTCTTCGGATGCGGGTGAGGCCGTACTACCTTTACCAGATGGACCTGATCACCGGAGGCTCGCACTTCAAGGTCGATGTGCGGCGTGGGATCGAGATCATCAACAGCCTGCGTGGCCACACCACGGGCTACGCCATCCCTCAGTATGTCATCGATGCCCCGGGGGGCGGCGGCAAGGTTCCGATCAACCCGGACTACATCCGCGAACTCACCGACGAGAAAGTTGTAATCCGCAATTACGAGGGACACGAGTTTGTGTACCCGTTGACGCAGACGCGTGTGCGCAGTTCGGCGCCGGTTCAATCCGAACTGGGATCAGGAGTCGGTAGCTAG
- a CDS encoding plasmid pRiA4b ORF-3 family protein, translating into MISLQEGKGPGPKKPVERVCVLRLTVVGCTPRIWRRFHVKESMWLSRLHDCIQVAFDWFDYQTHVFFIDDGRYGNPARTEGGTIEDDRDITLADLEFAAKERIGYLYQFGEGWQVEVHVEGTQPLGKHVHYPTCVAGERAGPPEDCGGLEAFHDMLECIKEPDTELGREWIEWLGPDYNPDLCDVEKINKALKKLK; encoded by the coding sequence ATGATCTCGCTTCAAGAAGGCAAGGGCCCGGGGCCAAAAAAGCCCGTCGAGCGGGTGTGTGTCCTGCGCCTGACCGTGGTGGGGTGCACACCGCGGATTTGGCGTCGCTTCCATGTGAAGGAGTCGATGTGGCTCAGTCGGCTGCATGATTGTATCCAGGTGGCCTTCGACTGGTTCGATTACCAGACCCATGTGTTCTTCATCGATGACGGGCGCTATGGAAACCCGGCCCGCACGGAGGGCGGCACAATTGAAGACGATCGGGATATCACCCTCGCGGACCTCGAATTTGCCGCAAAGGAAAGGATCGGGTATCTCTACCAGTTTGGGGAGGGGTGGCAGGTGGAGGTTCACGTCGAGGGCACCCAGCCACTGGGCAAACATGTGCATTACCCGACATGTGTCGCGGGCGAGCGTGCGGGGCCCCCGGAGGATTGCGGTGGGCTGGAGGCGTTTCATGACATGCTCGAATGTATCAAGGAACCGGATACCGAGCTCGGCCGCGAGTGGATTGAGTGGCTCGGGCCTGACTACAATCCGGATTTGTGCGATGTGGAGAAGATCAACAAGGCGCTGAAGAAGCTGAAGTGA
- the kdsB gene encoding 3-deoxy-manno-octulosonate cytidylyltransferase, whose protein sequence is MRELALIVPCRLESTRFPRKLLHLIHGKPLVLWVAERVRTQCPEIPVWFAVDDALLARPLEAAGFQVLMTRRDHVSGTDRLAEANRSVGASFIINVQADEPLVTGSQIRELARLIRGNVAMATLATPFSKAEDFANPNQVKVVMRGDGRALYFSRSAMPFARDLAGRPDDAWVASQPCFRHLGLYAYTADLLDRFSSLPPGKLEQIEKLEQLRVLENGYDIAVGLTHDVTIGVDTPEDAEKFLKAIGG, encoded by the coding sequence ATGCGTGAACTCGCACTTATTGTTCCGTGCCGACTGGAGTCGACCCGCTTCCCCAGGAAGCTTCTGCATCTAATTCATGGGAAGCCGCTTGTGCTGTGGGTGGCTGAACGGGTCAGGACCCAGTGTCCCGAGATTCCCGTCTGGTTCGCCGTGGATGATGCGTTGCTTGCCAGGCCGCTCGAAGCTGCCGGATTTCAAGTGCTTATGACCCGGCGCGACCATGTGAGCGGGACCGACAGGCTTGCGGAGGCAAACCGGTCGGTTGGTGCGTCTTTCATCATCAATGTGCAGGCGGATGAGCCGCTGGTCACGGGTTCCCAAATACGCGAACTCGCCCGGCTTATCCGTGGCAACGTCGCCATGGCCACACTCGCGACGCCCTTTTCAAAGGCCGAGGATTTCGCCAATCCCAACCAGGTAAAGGTGGTGATGCGCGGGGATGGCCGCGCGCTTTATTTTTCGCGCTCCGCCATGCCGTTCGCACGCGACCTGGCGGGTCGTCCCGACGATGCATGGGTGGCGTCACAGCCGTGTTTCAGGCATCTCGGGTTGTACGCGTACACGGCAGACCTCCTTGATCGTTTCTCATCGCTTCCGCCAGGGAAGCTGGAGCAAATCGAGAAACTTGAGCAGTTGCGCGTCCTCGAAAATGGTTACGACATTGCGGTGGGCCTGACGCACGACGTGACCATCGGTGTCGATACGCCGGAGGATGCCGAGAAGTTTTTGAAGGCGATCGGGGGGTGA
- a CDS encoding PEGA domain-containing protein, translating into MKSRILTLLLATLGLLAFARGNEPVERTVTANTPDVETRTYEKDGKMVTERVTTTKVKEVEAVALPKTFKAAIFVANRSGAEHDKLINTLEDYLTARVSGSGFQVLSREVIANALTSFDPAVASAPRPADSLDAKLTEQSSALRLGQNLGADYLLVAAIDSIGTKQRTVSAYGVNMTNVDTNLRATYKVIDGNTGATLAADVVKSTVSARQTENAVEDNSDAVNELLDQAAEQLGNSLKARVAARQIPAASVAAAMVDVTINVEAADLYVPDVRITENNTIAISEDKFKVSPLNVTVEVDGVAMGSAPGKLKLRPGFSKLRLTRDGFKTWERTINAVNGMNLNVAMELSPEGYARWKESTAFMNDLKNGAKLTDAQVKVLEGQAEMLKNSYFRINLKEGLHLHSYSLFGNR; encoded by the coding sequence ATGAAATCCCGAATTCTCACCCTCCTCCTCGCGACGTTGGGTTTACTCGCGTTTGCACGCGGCAACGAACCCGTCGAGCGGACCGTCACCGCAAACACCCCGGATGTCGAAACCCGCACCTACGAGAAGGACGGCAAAATGGTGACCGAGCGCGTCACGACCACGAAGGTCAAGGAAGTGGAGGCCGTTGCCCTGCCAAAGACCTTCAAGGCCGCCATCTTTGTGGCCAACCGCTCCGGCGCCGAGCACGACAAGTTGATCAACACGCTAGAGGATTACCTCACCGCCCGCGTTTCGGGTTCCGGTTTCCAGGTACTCAGCCGCGAGGTCATCGCGAATGCCCTCACCTCCTTTGATCCCGCCGTGGCCTCCGCCCCACGTCCGGCCGACAGCCTCGATGCGAAACTGACCGAGCAAAGCTCAGCGCTCCGCCTCGGCCAGAACCTGGGCGCCGACTACCTGCTCGTCGCCGCCATCGACTCGATTGGGACGAAGCAGCGCACGGTCTCCGCCTACGGCGTCAACATGACCAACGTCGACACCAACCTGCGCGCGACCTACAAGGTCATTGACGGCAACACCGGCGCCACGCTCGCGGCTGACGTGGTAAAATCGACCGTGTCCGCCCGCCAGACAGAGAATGCCGTCGAGGACAACAGTGACGCCGTCAACGAACTGCTCGACCAGGCCGCCGAGCAGCTTGGCAACAGCCTAAAAGCCCGCGTTGCCGCCCGCCAGATCCCGGCCGCTTCGGTCGCCGCAGCCATGGTCGATGTCACGATCAACGTGGAAGCCGCCGACCTGTACGTCCCCGATGTCCGTATCACCGAAAACAATACGATCGCGATTTCAGAGGACAAATTCAAGGTATCGCCGCTAAATGTGACTGTTGAAGTCGACGGCGTCGCGATGGGCAGCGCCCCGGGCAAGCTCAAGCTTCGTCCCGGCTTTTCGAAGCTCCGCCTCACGCGCGATGGCTTCAAAACCTGGGAACGCACGATCAATGCCGTCAATGGCATGAACCTTAATGTCGCGATGGAGCTGAGTCCCGAGGGCTACGCCCGCTGGAAGGAAAGCACCGCCTTCATGAACGACCTCAAGAACGGCGCAAAGCTCACCGACGCCCAGGTAAAGGTTCTCGAAGGACAGGCGGAGATGCTCAAAAACAGCTATTTCCGAATCAATCTCAAGGAAGGCCTCCACCTCCACTCGTACTCCCTTTTCGGCAACCGCTAA
- a CDS encoding HPr family phosphocarrier protein, with protein sequence MDKNETASAAKQLTKELVVNNKMGIHARPAAMIVRITNKFKADVFVEKDDEQVNGKSIMGLMMLAAGKGSKVKFLATGEDAPQMLSELEQLFGRKFDEA encoded by the coding sequence ATGGACAAGAACGAGACCGCATCAGCTGCCAAACAACTCACGAAAGAACTCGTGGTTAACAACAAGATGGGCATTCACGCCCGTCCGGCGGCCATGATTGTGCGCATCACGAACAAGTTCAAAGCCGATGTGTTCGTGGAGAAGGACGACGAGCAAGTGAATGGCAAAAGCATCATGGGGCTCATGATGCTCGCGGCCGGCAAGGGCTCGAAAGTAAAGTTTCTCGCGACGGGTGAAGACGCCCCGCAGATGCTTTCCGAGCTCGAGCAACTCTTCGGCCGGAAATTCGACGAAGCCTGA
- a CDS encoding flagellar motor protein MotB: MHSYRILAVVAITAAFSGCASSNPDSRYTNPRQPGPAVGNAVGQTVGVVTGNVAGAVVGAGEGMVEGSKKAFNNERRVVRTWRTETTSDGRTIQVPVEIEVDEQGRPISQPQAK; the protein is encoded by the coding sequence ATGCACTCCTACCGTATTCTCGCAGTGGTTGCGATCACGGCCGCGTTCTCAGGATGCGCGTCCTCGAACCCCGATTCCCGCTACACCAATCCTCGCCAACCCGGTCCCGCCGTGGGCAATGCCGTCGGGCAGACTGTCGGCGTGGTGACCGGCAACGTCGCAGGTGCCGTTGTGGGCGCAGGCGAAGGCATGGTTGAAGGCTCGAAAAAGGCATTCAACAACGAGCGTCGCGTCGTTCGCACCTGGCGCACCGAGACGACGTCCGATGGACGGACGATCCAAGTCCCGGTCGAAATCGAAGTCGACGAGCAAGGCCGCCCCATTTCCCAGCCCCAAGCCAAGTAA
- a CDS encoding 3-deoxy-7-phosphoheptulonate synthase — translation MQQTSDINVVETRALPTPARLLSDLPKTEAQAEFVARAREDIHRLIFTDDKRFLLLVGPCSIHDTAAGADYARRLAKLADEVKERVMVVMRVYFEKPRTTVGWKGLIMDPHLDGSHDIAAGLSAGRAFLREVLDLGLPTATEFLDPITPQYVADLVCWGAIGARTTESQTHRQMASGLSMPIGFKNGTDGTLSAAINAIKAASQPQTFLGINLAGAASAVRTRGNPNCHIVLRGGAAGPNYGPTHVAQTEQLLAKAGLPKSILIDCSHDNSSKKPELQPQVMREILAQISAGNTSIMGAMVESNLGAGNQPFPQPKEQLKYGVSITDGCIDWSTTETMIREIHAALEPRFTR, via the coding sequence ATGCAACAGACTTCGGACATCAACGTCGTCGAGACCCGGGCACTTCCCACCCCGGCGCGCCTGCTCTCAGACCTCCCCAAGACGGAGGCTCAGGCCGAATTTGTTGCACGGGCACGTGAGGACATCCATCGCCTGATCTTCACCGACGACAAGCGTTTCCTGCTCCTCGTCGGGCCCTGTTCGATTCACGACACTGCAGCCGGAGCCGACTACGCGCGCCGCCTCGCAAAGCTGGCTGACGAGGTAAAGGAGCGGGTGATGGTCGTGATGCGCGTCTATTTCGAGAAACCGCGCACCACCGTGGGCTGGAAGGGCCTCATCATGGATCCTCATTTGGACGGGTCACATGACATTGCCGCAGGTCTGAGCGCCGGGCGCGCCTTCCTTCGTGAGGTCCTCGACCTCGGTTTGCCGACTGCCACCGAATTCCTAGACCCCATCACCCCGCAATACGTGGCCGACCTCGTTTGCTGGGGCGCCATTGGCGCACGTACCACGGAGTCGCAAACCCATCGTCAGATGGCATCCGGCCTCTCCATGCCCATCGGCTTCAAGAACGGCACGGATGGCACCCTCAGCGCCGCGATCAACGCGATCAAGGCCGCCTCGCAGCCCCAGACTTTCCTCGGTATCAACCTCGCCGGCGCGGCTTCAGCCGTACGGACGCGGGGAAATCCGAATTGCCACATCGTTTTGCGCGGCGGTGCCGCTGGCCCCAACTACGGCCCAACTCATGTTGCCCAGACGGAGCAGCTGCTCGCCAAGGCTGGCCTTCCCAAGTCGATCCTCATCGATTGCAGCCACGACAACTCGTCGAAGAAGCCGGAGCTTCAGCCGCAGGTCATGCGGGAAATCCTCGCGCAGATCTCCGCGGGCAACACCTCCATCATGGGCGCGATGGTGGAATCCAATCTCGGCGCAGGCAACCAGCCCTTCCCGCAGCCGAAGGAACAGCTCAAGTACGGCGTCTCCATCACCGATGGTTGTATCGACTGGAGCACTACAGAGACGATGATACGCGAGATTCACGCGGCCCTCGAGCCGCGCTTCACGCGTTGA
- the galK gene encoding galactokinase: MKEQALAQFRSVFGRNAEFITRAPGRIEFIGNHTDYNGGTVYGAAIDRGVWVAVAARSDGRRRFYSPFAEGMVEVNAGAPVKQAARASWVNYPLGVIAALPNFNLRAPEGFDYLAISDLPPGAGLSSSAAIEMSSAFAFLGLTGEQPSLETIVKVAKHAENNFVGVPCGILDQGVSGFGKKDHLVFIDCRGPKFDHSPLPQDAHFWIFNTHTKHALVDGLYAARHKECMTAARDLGVALLADVPVAGLDARLKKLDPVVARRARHIIEEIARVEATGAALRQGDLWAVGRLLTASHRSSQHLFENSTQELDTLVDLLTLRTSVYGARLTGGGFGGAVMALTSSAFTQADADAVAAAYAEKYGTRPDVLHCQTGPGAERLG, from the coding sequence ATGAAAGAACAAGCGCTCGCACAGTTCCGTTCCGTCTTCGGTCGCAATGCCGAATTCATCACCCGGGCCCCGGGTCGCATTGAATTCATCGGCAACCACACCGATTATAATGGTGGCACGGTTTACGGGGCGGCGATCGATCGCGGTGTGTGGGTGGCCGTCGCTGCACGCTCCGACGGTCGTCGTCGGTTTTACAGCCCGTTCGCCGAAGGGATGGTGGAGGTGAACGCGGGGGCCCCCGTGAAGCAGGCCGCTCGCGCCAGCTGGGTGAACTACCCGCTCGGTGTCATCGCGGCGCTGCCCAATTTTAACCTGCGCGCTCCCGAGGGCTTCGATTACCTCGCGATTTCCGATCTCCCTCCGGGCGCCGGCCTCAGCAGCAGCGCAGCCATCGAGATGTCTTCGGCCTTCGCCTTCCTCGGCCTGACGGGCGAGCAACCCTCCCTGGAGACAATCGTCAAGGTCGCGAAACATGCTGAAAACAACTTCGTGGGCGTCCCCTGCGGCATCCTGGACCAAGGGGTATCCGGCTTTGGGAAGAAGGATCATCTGGTCTTCATCGATTGCCGTGGCCCGAAGTTCGACCACTCGCCGCTTCCCCAGGATGCGCACTTCTGGATCTTTAATACGCATACCAAGCACGCCCTGGTTGATGGGCTCTATGCGGCACGTCACAAGGAGTGCATGACGGCGGCTCGTGACCTTGGCGTGGCTCTCCTTGCGGACGTTCCCGTCGCCGGCCTTGATGCGCGCCTCAAGAAGCTGGATCCCGTGGTGGCTCGCCGCGCGCGCCACATCATCGAGGAAATCGCACGCGTCGAGGCGACCGGCGCCGCGCTCCGCCAGGGCGATCTCTGGGCGGTTGGACGCCTGTTGACCGCCTCGCACCGCAGCTCCCAGCACCTCTTCGAGAACAGTACTCAGGAACTGGATACGCTTGTCGACCTCCTGACGCTGCGCACCTCAGTCTACGGGGCCCGCCTGACGGGCGGTGGCTTTGGCGGTGCCGTCATGGCGCTGACCTCCTCCGCTTTCACCCAGGCGGATGCCGACGCTGTTGCCGCCGCCTACGCCGAGAAGTATGGCACGCGGCCCGATGTGCTCCACTGCCAGACGGGACCCGGTGCCGAGCGCTTGGGGTAG